From the genome of Streptomyces sp. NBC_01116, one region includes:
- a CDS encoding PQQ-binding-like beta-propeller repeat protein yields the protein MSEGLGTTVGRSSRRRLLRLAGGGITMAVLGAGLTGCEDELATGGEGSTPPPRSASPEDGKAPEDGRAPEPLWTKSTSAQTYGDNDELVAVDGVVIASGDPLAAFDGATGEERWSLPDGAVPGAPLLLGNGTLYLESGAFDGSVAGYVPGSGKETWRSRLGKEYRQPRPVAVDARQVYVIAEILEADGSSHTNVIAALNSGTGKVAWKEQRDLGTQQNGVHAAVQGRYLVYTDFKNNLTVRDTATGKQVWTQKTTKTSYGPFVVHQDLVIVPQGQRLQAFALSDGAEKWSVRAEEFTTFREPTLLKDVLYIADSGRTLWAVEPGTGRKIWRSTALKDAGGQVPRQFVEVGGTLYGATDLDQQGGVHAFDGKTGALRWTFNDKSGDHHAWLVATDGKRVFALHGKKLHALPA from the coding sequence ATGTCCGAGGGACTCGGCACGACGGTCGGCAGATCGTCCCGGCGGCGCCTACTGCGCCTGGCCGGAGGCGGGATCACCATGGCGGTGCTCGGAGCCGGACTGACCGGCTGCGAGGACGAGCTCGCGACGGGCGGAGAGGGCAGCACGCCGCCACCGCGCAGCGCTTCCCCCGAGGACGGGAAGGCACCCGAGGACGGCAGGGCCCCCGAGCCGCTGTGGACGAAGTCGACGTCGGCGCAGACCTACGGGGACAACGACGAGCTGGTGGCCGTGGACGGCGTGGTGATCGCGAGCGGTGATCCGCTGGCCGCCTTCGACGGCGCGACCGGCGAGGAGCGGTGGTCGCTGCCGGACGGCGCGGTGCCCGGTGCGCCGCTGCTGCTCGGCAACGGCACGCTGTACCTGGAGAGCGGCGCGTTCGACGGCAGCGTCGCCGGCTACGTCCCGGGGTCGGGCAAGGAGACCTGGCGCAGCCGCCTCGGCAAGGAGTACCGGCAGCCGAGGCCGGTCGCGGTGGACGCGCGGCAGGTGTACGTCATCGCCGAGATCCTCGAAGCCGACGGCTCGTCCCACACCAATGTGATCGCCGCGCTGAACAGCGGTACCGGCAAGGTCGCGTGGAAGGAACAGCGCGACCTCGGCACCCAGCAGAACGGCGTCCACGCCGCCGTGCAGGGCCGCTACCTCGTCTACACCGACTTCAAGAACAACCTCACGGTCCGCGACACCGCCACCGGCAAGCAGGTGTGGACGCAGAAGACGACGAAGACGAGCTACGGGCCGTTCGTCGTCCACCAGGATCTGGTGATCGTCCCGCAGGGGCAGCGGCTCCAGGCCTTCGCGCTGTCCGACGGGGCCGAGAAGTGGTCCGTGCGGGCCGAGGAGTTCACCACCTTCCGTGAGCCGACCCTCCTGAAGGACGTGCTCTACATCGCGGACAGCGGCCGGACGCTGTGGGCCGTCGAGCCGGGGACCGGCAGGAAGATCTGGCGGTCCACGGCCCTCAAGGACGCGGGCGGGCAGGTGCCCCGGCAGTTCGTCGAGGTGGGCGGCACGCTCTACGGAGCCACCGACCTCGACCAGCAGGGCGGCGTCCACGCCTTCGACGGGAAGACCGGCGCCCTGCGCTGGACGTTCAACGACAAGTCCGGAGACCACCACGCCTGGCTGGTGGCCACCGACGGCAAGCGCGTCTTCGCCCTGCACGGAAAGAAGCTGCACGCCCTTCCCGCGTGA
- a CDS encoding LamB/YcsF family protein, which translates to MDLNADLGEGFGNWTLTDDDALLACVTSANVACGFHAGDASVMRRVCDAAAAGGVRIGAQVSYRDLAGFGRRSMDVPPAELTAEIAYQIGALRVFAEAAGSTVSYVKPHGALYNRVVRDDEQAAAVVAGIRLAGGSPAVLGLPGSRLLAHAAEAGLPAVQEAFADRAYTPQGTLVPRGEPGAVVHDPDEVVRRSVGMAVERAVTGADGSRIPVSARSLCVHGDTPGAAALARRVRAALEEAGVAVRAFT; encoded by the coding sequence ATGGATCTCAACGCGGACCTCGGCGAGGGCTTCGGCAACTGGACGCTGACCGACGACGACGCGCTCCTCGCCTGCGTCACGAGCGCCAACGTGGCCTGCGGCTTCCACGCGGGCGACGCCTCCGTGATGCGGCGGGTCTGCGACGCGGCGGCGGCCGGCGGGGTACGGATCGGGGCGCAGGTCTCCTACCGGGACCTGGCCGGGTTCGGGCGCCGGTCGATGGACGTGCCGCCCGCCGAGCTGACCGCCGAGATCGCCTACCAGATAGGCGCGCTGCGGGTCTTCGCGGAGGCCGCCGGCTCCACCGTCAGTTACGTCAAGCCGCACGGCGCGCTCTACAACCGGGTGGTCCGGGACGACGAGCAGGCCGCCGCCGTCGTCGCGGGCATCCGGCTGGCGGGCGGGAGCCCGGCCGTGCTCGGGCTGCCCGGATCGCGGCTGCTCGCCCATGCGGCCGAGGCCGGACTGCCCGCCGTCCAGGAGGCCTTCGCCGACCGGGCGTACACCCCGCAGGGCACCCTCGTACCGCGCGGTGAGCCGGGCGCGGTGGTGCACGACCCGGACGAGGTCGTGCGCCGGAGCGTCGGCATGGCCGTCGAGCGGGCGGTGACCGGGGCGGACGGCAGCCGGATCCCCGTCTCGGCGCGCTCGCTCTGCGTCCACGGGGACACCCCGGGCGCGGCGGCCCTCGCCCGCCGGGTGCGGGCCGCGCTGGAGGAAGCGGGCGTCGCGGTACGGGCGTTCACGTGA
- a CDS encoding allophanate hydrolase subunit 1, with amino-acid sequence MRPGEVRVLPGEVRVLPAGPHALLVELADGEHAEAFHAELLRRRERGELPAVREIVPAARTVLIDGIHDRIHGALHDGGHGGIRGAVHTGAVDRFARDLASWRVEPLRSESGDPVEIPVVYDGPDLGEVAALWGVPPGEVAALHSRTAFRVAFCGFAPGFGYLTGLPEPLHVPRRATPRTRVPAGAVALAGPYTGVYPRPSPGGWQIVGRMPEPGALWDPAREPAALLAPGTPVRFVPVGAGALPAPRAETPGPGDTPAGGSPGDTSGSPAGGSPGSPAGGSRVGA; translated from the coding sequence ATGCGTCCGGGCGAGGTGCGCGTCCTTCCCGGCGAGGTGCGCGTCCTTCCCGCCGGGCCGCACGCACTTCTCGTCGAGCTGGCCGACGGCGAGCACGCCGAGGCCTTCCACGCCGAACTGCTCCGCCGCCGCGAGCGCGGTGAACTCCCCGCCGTGCGCGAGATCGTCCCGGCGGCCCGCACGGTCCTGATCGACGGGATTCACGACCGGATTCACGGAGCCCTGCACGACGGGGGTCACGGCGGGATTCGCGGGGCCGTGCATACCGGGGCTGTCGACCGGTTCGCCCGTGACCTCGCCTCGTGGAGGGTGGAGCCGTTGCGAAGCGAGAGCGGCGACCCGGTGGAGATCCCCGTCGTCTACGACGGCCCCGATCTGGGCGAGGTCGCCGCGCTCTGGGGCGTCCCGCCCGGGGAGGTGGCCGCCCTGCACTCCCGTACCGCGTTCCGGGTGGCGTTCTGCGGCTTCGCCCCCGGGTTCGGCTATCTCACCGGGCTGCCCGAGCCGTTGCACGTGCCCCGGCGCGCGACCCCGCGCACCCGGGTCCCGGCCGGGGCGGTGGCCCTGGCCGGGCCCTACACCGGGGTGTATCCGCGCCCTTCGCCCGGTGGCTGGCAGATCGTCGGGCGGATGCCGGAGCCGGGGGCCCTGTGGGACCCGGCCCGGGAACCGGCGGCGCTGCTCGCGCCGGGGACGCCGGTCAGATTCGTGCCGGTGGGGGCGGGCGCGCTGCCCGCTCCCCGGGCAGAAACTCCGGGGCCGGGCGACACCCCCGCAGGCGGCTCCCCGGGCGACACCTCGGGGTCTCCCGCAGGCGGCTCCCCGGGCTCTCCCGCGGGCGGCTCCCGGGTGGGCGCGTGA
- a CDS encoding DNA repair helicase XPB — MTGPLIVQSDKTLLLEVDHDQADACRRAIAPFAELERAPEHIHTYRVTPLGLWNARAAGHDAEQVVDALVEHSRYPVPHALLVDIAETMARYGRLTLSKHPVHGLVLTSTDRPVLEEILRSKKVQPLVGARIDPDTVAVHPSERGQVKQTLLKLGWPAEDLAGYVDGEAHPIELAEDGWSLRPYQKQAVEGFWHGGSGVVVLPCGAGKTLVGAGAMAEAKATTLILVTNTVSARQWKHELVKRTSLTEDEIGEYSGTRKEIRPVTIATYQVLTTRRKGVYPHLELFDSRDWGLVVYDEVHLLPAPVFKFTADLQARRRLGLTATLVREDGRESDVFSLIGPKRFDAPWKEIEAQGYIAPADCVEVRVNLTDSERLAYATAEAEEKYRFCATTATKRKVTEALVRKHQGEQTLVIGQYIDQLDELGEHLDAPVIKGETSNAQREKLFEAFRQGEISVLVVSKVANFSIDLPEATVAIQVSGTFGSRQEEAQRLGRVLRPKADGHEARFYSVVARDTIDQDFAAHRQRFLAEQGYAYRIVDADELLSGG, encoded by the coding sequence GTGACCGGACCCCTCATCGTCCAGAGCGACAAGACGCTGCTCCTCGAAGTCGACCACGACCAGGCGGACGCCTGCCGTCGTGCCATCGCGCCGTTCGCGGAGCTGGAGCGTGCGCCCGAGCACATCCACACGTACCGGGTCACCCCGCTCGGGCTGTGGAACGCCCGAGCCGCCGGGCACGACGCCGAGCAGGTCGTCGACGCCCTGGTCGAGCACTCCCGCTACCCCGTGCCGCACGCGCTCCTGGTCGACATCGCCGAGACGATGGCGCGGTACGGGCGGCTCACCCTGTCCAAGCACCCGGTGCACGGGCTCGTGCTCACCAGCACCGACCGGCCCGTGCTGGAGGAGATCCTCCGGTCGAAGAAGGTGCAGCCGCTGGTCGGGGCGCGGATCGACCCGGACACCGTGGCCGTGCACCCCTCCGAGCGGGGGCAGGTCAAGCAGACCCTGCTGAAGCTGGGATGGCCCGCGGAGGACCTCGCGGGGTACGTCGACGGCGAGGCCCATCCGATCGAGCTGGCCGAGGACGGCTGGTCGCTGCGGCCGTACCAGAAGCAGGCCGTCGAAGGGTTCTGGCACGGCGGGTCGGGCGTCGTGGTGCTGCCCTGCGGGGCGGGGAAGACGCTCGTCGGGGCCGGCGCCATGGCCGAGGCCAAGGCCACCACCCTGATCCTCGTCACCAACACCGTCTCCGCCCGGCAGTGGAAGCACGAGCTGGTGAAGCGGACCTCGCTGACCGAGGACGAGATCGGCGAGTACAGCGGGACGCGCAAGGAGATCCGGCCGGTCACCATCGCGACCTACCAGGTGCTGACCACCCGGCGGAAGGGCGTCTACCCGCACCTGGAGCTGTTCGACTCCCGCGACTGGGGCCTGGTCGTCTACGACGAGGTGCACCTGCTGCCCGCGCCCGTCTTCAAGTTCACCGCCGACCTCCAGGCCCGGCGGCGGCTGGGGCTCACGGCGACCCTCGTGCGGGAGGACGGGCGGGAGTCCGACGTGTTCTCGCTCATCGGGCCGAAGCGGTTCGACGCCCCGTGGAAGGAGATCGAGGCGCAGGGTTACATCGCGCCCGCCGACTGCGTCGAGGTCCGGGTCAACCTCACCGACTCCGAGCGGCTCGCCTACGCGACCGCCGAGGCGGAGGAGAAGTACCGGTTCTGCGCCACCACCGCGACCAAGCGGAAGGTGACCGAGGCGCTGGTGCGCAAGCACCAGGGCGAGCAGACCCTCGTCATCGGCCAGTACATCGACCAGCTCGACGAGCTGGGCGAGCATCTGGACGCCCCCGTGATCAAGGGCGAGACCAGCAACGCCCAGCGCGAGAAGCTCTTCGAGGCGTTCCGTCAGGGCGAGATCAGCGTCCTCGTCGTGTCCAAGGTCGCCAACTTCTCCATCGACCTGCCCGAGGCGACCGTCGCCATCCAGGTCTCCGGGACCTTCGGGTCGCGGCAGGAGGAGGCGCAGCGGCTGGGCCGGGTCCTGCGGCCGAAGGCCGACGGGCACGAGGCCCGGTTCTACTCGGTCGTCGCCCGCGACACCATCGACCAGGACTTCGCGGCGCACCGCCAGCGGTTCCTGGCCGAGCAGGGGTACGCGTACCGCATCGTCGACGCGGACGAGCTGCTCTCCGGCGGCTGA
- a CDS encoding copper homeostasis protein CutC, translating to MSNRAVLEVIALDAEDAVAAQAGGADRLELVTDMAADGLTPSRETFAAIRSAVDIPLRVMLRVADGFAAGDIDVLVGKAREMREAGADEFVFGFLDEEGHADLVAVERLVAELDGCRWTFHRAIDRAADRDALRKQLAELPGLDTFLTAGSPDGVDAGIPVLLAEAARTGEPGYRAKVLVGGGLHLRHLPRLRAAGIDAVHIGGAARPGGWTAPVDAAAVREWREALDA from the coding sequence ATGAGCAACCGTGCAGTCCTGGAGGTGATCGCACTCGACGCGGAGGACGCGGTCGCCGCCCAGGCCGGTGGTGCAGACCGCCTCGAACTGGTCACCGACATGGCCGCGGACGGTCTGACCCCGTCGCGGGAGACCTTCGCGGCGATCAGGTCCGCCGTGGACATCCCGCTGCGCGTGATGCTCAGGGTGGCGGACGGCTTCGCCGCCGGTGACATCGACGTACTGGTCGGCAAGGCCCGCGAGATGCGGGAGGCGGGAGCCGACGAGTTCGTGTTCGGCTTCCTCGACGAGGAGGGCCACGCCGACCTCGTCGCCGTCGAGCGGCTCGTCGCCGAGCTGGACGGCTGCCGGTGGACGTTCCACCGGGCGATCGACCGGGCCGCCGACCGCGACGCCCTGCGCAAGCAGCTCGCGGAGCTGCCCGGCCTCGACACGTTCCTCACGGCCGGCTCGCCGGACGGGGTGGACGCCGGCATCCCGGTCCTCCTGGCCGAGGCCGCCCGGACCGGCGAGCCGGGATACCGGGCGAAGGTCCTGGTCGGCGGCGGCCTCCACCTGCGGCACCTGCCCCGGCTGCGGGCCGCGGGGATCGACGCCGTCCACATCGGCGGCGCCGCCCGGCCCGGGGGCTGGACGGCCCCGGTGGACGCGGCAGCCGTACGGGAGTGGCGCGAGGCGCTGGACGCCTGA
- a CDS encoding heavy metal translocating P-type ATPase, with translation MSAHSATTATTAAGSDADTAAVELAIGGMTCASCAARIEKKLNRMDGVEATVNYATEKAKVTYLGSDVSVEDLIATVEATGYTARPPAPPAPAASPGSNAAGTAGAAAESEDDGLTSLRQRLITAVLLAVPVIAMAMIPALQFDYWQWLSLTLTAPVVVYAAWPFHRAAWTNAKHGAATMDTLISVGTSAAFLWSLWALFFGTAGMVGMTHPFELTIARSDGAGNIYLEAAAGVTAFILAGRYFEARSKRKAGAALKALMELGAKEVTVLRDGVETTIPTAALQVGDRFLVRPGEKIATDGTVVEGSSAVDASMLTGESVPVEVTAGDTVTGATLNAGGRLVVEATRIGADTQLARMARLVEDAQNGKASAQRLADRISAVFVPIVIALALATLGFWLGNGAGPTAAFTAAVAVLIIACPCALGLATPTALMVGTGRGAQLGILIKGPEVLETTRRADTIVLDKTGTVTTGRMTLQTTHTTPTTTKTEVLRLAGALENASEHPIAQAVATAATNTTGPLPTPEDFQNIPGLGVQGIVEGHAVLVGREQLLAEWEIRLPDHLAEAKKAAEAAGRTAITVAWDGEARAVLEVADAVKDTSAEAVRRLRALGLTPILLTGDNRAVAESVAAEVGIDEVYAEVMPQDKVDVVKRLQAEGRVVAMVGDGVNDAAALAQADLGLAMGTGTDAAIEAGDLTLVRGDLNAAADAIRLSRRTLSTIRTNLFWAFAYNVGALPLAAAGLLNPMIAGAAMAFSSVFVVGNSLRLRTFKGA, from the coding sequence GTGTCCGCGCACTCCGCCACCACCGCCACCACCGCTGCCGGCTCCGACGCCGACACCGCCGCGGTCGAGCTCGCGATCGGCGGGATGACCTGCGCCTCGTGCGCGGCCCGTATCGAGAAGAAGCTCAACCGGATGGACGGCGTCGAGGCCACGGTGAACTACGCCACCGAGAAGGCCAAGGTCACCTACCTGGGCTCCGACGTGTCCGTCGAGGACCTGATCGCGACCGTCGAGGCCACCGGCTACACCGCCCGGCCACCCGCACCGCCCGCGCCCGCCGCCTCCCCCGGGAGCAACGCCGCGGGCACGGCGGGCGCCGCGGCGGAGAGCGAGGACGACGGGCTCACCTCCCTGCGCCAGCGCCTGATCACCGCCGTCCTCCTCGCCGTACCGGTGATCGCGATGGCGATGATCCCGGCGCTCCAGTTCGACTACTGGCAGTGGCTCTCCCTGACGCTGACCGCACCGGTCGTCGTCTACGCCGCCTGGCCGTTCCACCGCGCCGCCTGGACCAACGCGAAGCACGGCGCGGCGACGATGGACACGCTGATCTCCGTCGGCACGTCGGCCGCGTTCCTGTGGTCGCTGTGGGCGCTGTTCTTCGGGACCGCGGGCATGGTCGGGATGACGCACCCCTTCGAGCTGACCATCGCCCGCAGCGACGGCGCCGGGAACATCTACCTGGAGGCCGCGGCCGGAGTGACGGCGTTCATCCTCGCCGGGCGCTACTTCGAGGCCCGCTCGAAGCGGAAGGCCGGGGCGGCGCTCAAGGCGCTGATGGAGCTGGGCGCCAAGGAGGTCACCGTCCTGCGCGACGGCGTCGAGACGACGATCCCGACCGCCGCACTTCAGGTCGGGGACCGTTTCCTGGTCCGTCCCGGGGAGAAGATCGCGACGGACGGGACCGTGGTCGAGGGCTCCTCCGCCGTGGACGCCTCCATGCTCACCGGCGAGTCCGTACCCGTCGAGGTCACCGCCGGCGACACCGTCACCGGAGCCACCCTCAACGCCGGAGGCCGCCTCGTCGTCGAAGCCACCCGCATCGGCGCCGACACCCAACTCGCCCGCATGGCCCGCCTCGTCGAGGACGCCCAGAACGGCAAGGCCTCCGCACAACGCCTCGCCGACCGCATCTCCGCCGTCTTCGTCCCCATCGTCATCGCCCTCGCCCTCGCCACCCTCGGCTTCTGGCTCGGCAACGGCGCCGGACCCACCGCCGCCTTCACCGCCGCCGTCGCCGTCCTCATCATCGCCTGCCCCTGCGCCCTCGGCCTCGCCACACCCACCGCCCTCATGGTCGGCACCGGCCGCGGCGCACAACTCGGCATCCTCATCAAGGGCCCCGAAGTCCTGGAGACCACCCGCCGCGCCGACACCATCGTCCTCGACAAGACCGGCACCGTCACCACCGGCCGCATGACCCTCCAGACCACCCACACCACCCCCACCACCACCAAAACCGAAGTCCTCCGCCTCGCCGGAGCACTCGAGAACGCCTCCGAACACCCCATCGCCCAAGCCGTCGCCACCGCCGCCACCAACACCACCGGCCCCCTCCCCACCCCCGAGGACTTCCAGAACATCCCCGGACTCGGCGTCCAGGGCATCGTCGAGGGCCACGCCGTCCTCGTCGGGCGCGAACAGCTCCTGGCCGAGTGGGAGATCCGTCTCCCCGACCACCTCGCCGAGGCGAAGAAGGCGGCGGAGGCCGCCGGGCGCACCGCGATCACCGTCGCCTGGGACGGCGAGGCACGCGCGGTGCTGGAGGTCGCCGACGCGGTGAAGGACACGAGCGCCGAGGCCGTCCGCCGGCTCCGCGCCCTCGGTCTGACCCCGATCCTCCTCACCGGTGACAACCGGGCCGTGGCGGAGTCGGTCGCCGCCGAGGTCGGCATCGACGAGGTGTACGCGGAGGTCATGCCGCAGGACAAGGTCGACGTGGTCAAGCGCCTTCAGGCCGAGGGCCGGGTCGTCGCGATGGTCGGCGACGGGGTCAACGACGCCGCCGCCCTCGCCCAGGCCGACCTGGGCCTCGCGATGGGCACCGGCACCGACGCCGCCATCGAGGCCGGCGACCTCACCCTCGTCCGCGGCGACCTCAACGCCGCCGCCGACGCGATCCGCCTCTCCCGCCGCACCCTCTCCACCATCCGCACCAACCTGTTCTGGGCCTTCGCCTACAACGTCGGCGCCCTGCCGCTGGCCGCCGCCGGACTCCTCAACCCGATGATCGCCGGAGCGGCGATGGCCTTCTCCTCCGTCTTCGTGGTCGGCAACTCCCTGCGGCTGCGCACCTTCAAGGGCGCGTGA
- a CDS encoding UvrD-helicase domain-containing protein, which yields MPAHASESDSTPDPTTGPTDPLAHERAHLAASRAALRGMREDVQALDIRDVTANWVNAAVLQSQIDDRIKALADLSHTPLFFGRLDYLHAVGGELAEGAEGERFYIGRRHVHDAAGDPMVIDWRAPVSQPYYQASRKNPQDVGLRRRFGYTAGELTAYEDEHLTDPAEAEHTSRLLQAEIERPRVGPMRDIVATIQPEQDEIVRSGLGGTVCVQGGPGTGKTAVGLHRVAYLLYAHRERLARTGTLVIGPNRSFLHYIEQVLPALGELEVKQATVDDLVRTGVEVRGEDEAATAVVKGDARMAEVLRRAIRSHVAPPAEPVVVVRGSRRWRVPVYEVQEMVDELLARDMRYGAAHEALPQRIAHAVLVRMEEAGEAPDDRVQNAVARNPAVKAAVKAVWPAVDPAKLVLRLLSDAEFLAAHAEGLLDEDEQKRLLWAKPARSVKSAKWSAADAVLIDEAGDLIARTHSLGHVVLDEAQDLSPMQYRAVGRRCSTGSATVLGDLAQGTTPWSTESWGEALFHLGKADALVEELTAGFRVPREVIAYASRLLPVISPGLAAVESVRESPGSLVVREVASPEVLDAAVVAACEESLGHLGSIGLIAADARIPALGAALTAAGHAYLSPGEETTAASRLTLVPASLAKGLEYDYVVLDEPAAVVDGEPDERTGLRRLYVALTRAVSGLTVLHAAPLPQALAER from the coding sequence GTGCCCGCGCACGCGAGCGAAAGCGATTCCACCCCCGATCCCACCACCGGCCCCACCGACCCCTTGGCGCACGAGCGTGCCCATCTCGCCGCGTCCCGTGCCGCCCTGCGCGGGATGCGCGAGGACGTCCAGGCCCTCGACATCCGCGACGTCACCGCGAACTGGGTCAACGCCGCCGTGCTCCAGTCCCAGATCGACGACCGCATCAAGGCGCTCGCCGACCTCTCCCACACCCCGCTGTTCTTCGGCCGCCTCGACTACCTCCACGCCGTCGGCGGCGAGCTGGCCGAGGGCGCGGAGGGCGAGCGGTTCTACATCGGGCGCCGGCACGTCCACGACGCCGCCGGGGACCCCATGGTCATCGACTGGCGTGCGCCGGTCTCCCAGCCGTACTACCAGGCGTCCCGCAAGAACCCCCAGGACGTGGGGCTCCGCCGCCGCTTCGGCTACACCGCCGGCGAGCTGACCGCGTACGAGGACGAGCACCTCACCGACCCCGCCGAGGCCGAGCACACCAGCCGGCTCCTCCAGGCGGAGATCGAGCGGCCGCGCGTCGGCCCGATGCGCGACATCGTCGCCACCATCCAGCCCGAACAGGACGAGATCGTCCGCAGCGGCCTCGGCGGGACCGTCTGCGTGCAGGGCGGGCCCGGCACCGGGAAGACCGCCGTCGGCCTGCACCGGGTGGCGTACCTGCTGTACGCGCACCGCGAGCGGCTCGCCCGCACCGGCACCCTCGTCATCGGGCCGAACCGTTCCTTCCTGCACTACATCGAGCAGGTCCTGCCCGCCCTCGGCGAGCTGGAGGTGAAGCAGGCCACCGTCGACGACCTGGTGCGCACCGGCGTCGAGGTCCGGGGCGAGGACGAGGCGGCCACCGCCGTCGTCAAGGGCGACGCCCGCATGGCGGAGGTGCTGCGGCGGGCCATCCGCTCGCACGTCGCACCGCCCGCCGAGCCGGTCGTCGTGGTGCGCGGGTCCCGGCGCTGGCGCGTTCCCGTGTACGAGGTCCAGGAGATGGTCGACGAGCTGCTGGCCCGCGACATGCGGTACGGGGCCGCGCACGAGGCGCTGCCGCAGCGGATCGCGCACGCCGTCCTCGTACGGATGGAGGAGGCCGGGGAGGCGCCCGACGACCGGGTGCAGAACGCGGTCGCCCGGAACCCCGCGGTGAAGGCGGCCGTCAAGGCGGTCTGGCCCGCCGTGGACCCGGCGAAGCTGGTGCTGCGGCTGCTCTCCGACGCGGAGTTCCTGGCCGCGCACGCGGAGGGCCTGCTGGACGAGGACGAGCAGAAGCGGCTCCTGTGGGCGAAGCCCGCCCGCAGCGTGAAGTCCGCGAAGTGGTCGGCGGCCGACGCCGTGCTGATCGACGAGGCCGGTGACCTGATCGCCCGTACGCACTCGCTCGGCCATGTCGTGCTCGACGAGGCGCAGGACCTCTCCCCCATGCAGTACCGGGCGGTGGGGCGGCGCTGCTCGACCGGTTCGGCGACCGTCCTCGGCGACCTGGCGCAGGGGACGACCCCGTGGTCCACGGAGAGCTGGGGCGAGGCGCTGTTCCACCTGGGCAAGGCGGACGCGCTGGTGGAGGAGCTGACGGCCGGTTTCCGTGTGCCGCGCGAGGTCATCGCGTACGCCTCCCGGCTGCTGCCCGTGATCTCGCCGGGGCTGGCGGCGGTGGAGTCGGTGCGTGAGTCGCCCGGTTCGCTGGTCGTACGGGAGGTGGCTTCGCCGGAGGTGCTGGACGCGGCCGTCGTCGCCGCCTGCGAGGAGTCCCTGGGCCACTTGGGGTCGATCGGGCTGATCGCCGCCGACGCCCGGATCCCGGCGCTGGGCGCGGCCCTGACGGCGGCGGGCCACGCGTATCTCTCCCCCGGTGAGGAGACGACCGCCGCGTCCCGGCTGACGCTGGTGCCCGCGTCGCTGGCGAAGGGCCTGGAGTACGACTACGTGGTGCTCGACGAGCCGGCGGCCGTGGTCGACGGCGAGCCGGACGAGCGGACCGGGCTGCGGCGGCTGTACGTGGCGCTGACCCGTGCGGTCTCGGGGCTCACGGTGCTGCACGCGGCGCCGTTGCCACAGGCGCTGGCGGAGCGGTGA
- a CDS encoding biotin-dependent carboxyltransferase family protein, with amino-acid sequence MTPPPAASRLYVVRAGALTTVQDAGRPGWAHLGVGRAGALDAPAARLANRLVGNPPDAAVLETTLTGCAVRPDRPVVAVVGGAGCRVTVDGRPVAWGAPVRVPAGAVLDAGPAEGGLRGYLAFAGGLVPEPVLGSRSADLLSGLGPAPLGEGDVLPLGGPASGGPLPPAGPVPWPGAPAELVLPVHPGPRHDWFTEAALRTLLTAAYRVSPHSNRIGLRSEGPALERSRHGELPSEGMVLGAVQVPPDGRPVVFLNDHPTTGGYPVVGVVPERALAAAAQAVPGTPLRFVRA; translated from the coding sequence GTGACGCCGCCGCCCGCCGCCTCCCGGCTGTACGTCGTCCGGGCCGGGGCGCTCACCACCGTGCAAGACGCGGGCCGCCCCGGCTGGGCGCACCTCGGGGTCGGGCGCGCCGGGGCGCTGGACGCGCCCGCCGCCCGGCTCGCCAACCGGCTGGTGGGCAATCCGCCGGACGCCGCCGTCCTGGAGACCACCCTCACCGGGTGCGCGGTCCGCCCGGACCGGCCGGTCGTGGCCGTCGTCGGCGGGGCGGGCTGCCGGGTGACGGTCGACGGGCGGCCGGTGGCGTGGGGCGCGCCCGTGCGGGTGCCCGCGGGCGCGGTGCTGGACGCGGGCCCTGCCGAGGGCGGCCTGCGCGGCTACCTGGCGTTCGCGGGCGGGCTGGTGCCGGAGCCGGTGCTGGGCAGCCGTTCGGCGGACCTCCTCTCGGGGCTCGGGCCCGCCCCGCTCGGCGAGGGCGACGTGCTCCCGCTCGGCGGTCCGGCGTCGGGCGGTCCGCTGCCGCCCGCCGGTCCCGTCCCCTGGCCGGGCGCCCCCGCCGAGCTGGTGCTCCCGGTCCATCCCGGGCCCCGCCACGACTGGTTCACCGAGGCCGCGCTCCGTACGCTCCTCACCGCCGCCTACCGGGTCTCGCCGCACAGCAACCGCATCGGCCTGCGCTCGGAGGGCCCGGCGCTGGAACGGTCCCGTCACGGTGAACTGCCCAGCGAGGGCATGGTGCTGGGCGCGGTCCAGGTGCCGCCGGACGGCCGGCCCGTCGTCTTCCTCAACGACCATCCGACGACCGGCGGCTACCCGGTCGTCGGCGTCGTCCCCGAACGGGCCCTCGCCGCGGCGGCGCAGGCGGTCCCGGGAACCCCGCTGCGTTTCGTACGCGCCTGA